From the Ciona intestinalis chromosome 2, KH, whole genome shotgun sequence genome, one window contains:
- the LOC100185918 gene encoding probable cytochrome P450 12a5, mitochondrial, protein MSVCTVASRAISKAQTSSCKIASNLTTMSSSRVTGRISRRHSSLLAGTKDISVIAQNVEIPKRDHVHRSKVSNRRVFFSTSLQAGGKSGCPMHSRFIAPTSTDLSSKIVMGTFGIGWRLRSQWRVAAQNVKHQITQALSLGETKTSVREVQSYSEIPGPRGLPFLGSVLEYTAIGKFSPKQFHKALRSRHGRYGKIFRERLLQDEFVYVSDPKDIRVLVQNEGKAPCRPHLEAIVAGRKQLKLPVGITAEQGNDWLRSRTSINGGISCPRALKTYRAGQQVIAEDFVELIRNKRDATTGEVPQFEQWLNRWALESIAIAMLNTRLGLFDAGQFKKNRPAEKLRECMDIFFDYGARLTFGVPMWKIFNTREWKTFCQSQVDEFENAGYFVNKKLKQLKEERGSQEASKQSPSCLLEHLISKNSEVSQMEATTICLELLAGGIDTTATAAVFTLFELSRNKEHQSKLRELANQETDEGKNNSQFSRYLKSCIWESMRLHPLTYANMRKTETDLVLSGYKVPAGTTVRYTSHLMNLKDEKYFPQADEFLPERWLDRKSENRCKEQFTFTPFGHGARQCPGRRIAEQELDLLFRQLIRNFNIDYEHEDIKTKVRLFNAADRPARFSFTP, encoded by the exons ATGTCGGTTTGTACAGTTGCTTCACGTGCCATTAGCAAAGCACAAACAAGTTCGTGCAAAATTGCATCGAACCTGACGACCATGAGCAGTTCTCGGGTAACAGGAAGGATTTCTCGCCGACATTCAAGTTTACTGGCTGGTACCAAAGACATCTCAGTCATCGCTCAAAATGTGGAAATCCCGAAAAGAGATCATGTGCACCGCTCAAAGGTTTCCAATCGGCGAGTCTTTTTTTCAACCTCACTTCAAGCGGGAGGGAAAAGTGGATGTCCGATGCACTCCAGATTCATAGCACCTACCAGTACAGACCTTAGCAGCAAGATCGTCATGGGCACCTTTGGTATTGGCTGGAGACTGCGTTCACAGTGGCGAGTAGCAGCGCAAAACGTCAAACACCAAATCACTCAAGCTTTGAGCCTTGGTGAAACGAAGACCAGTGTAAGGGAAGTTCAAAGTTACTCCGAAATACCGGGGCCCAGAGGCCTGCCGTTTCTTGGTTCAGTTTTAGAATACACTGCTATTGGAAAATTCTCACCGAAGCAGTTTCATAAAGCGTTGCGATCAAGACATGGCAG ATACGGCAAAATCTTTCGCGAGCGACTTCTCCAAGATGAATTCGTTTACGTCTCCGATCCAAAGGACATTCGAGTTTTAGTTCAGAACGAAGGTAAAGCTCCTTGCCGACCACATCTTGAAGCAATTGTTGCCGGTCGTAAACAACTAAAGCTCCCAGTTGGAATAACGGCCGAGCAAG GCAATGATTGGCTAAGAAGCCGCACATCCATAAACGGTGGGATTTCTTGCCCACGGGCCTTGAAAACATACCGAGCAGGGCAGCAAGTCATTGCCGAGGACTTCGTGGAGTTGATTCGAAACAAACGCGATGCAACAACGGGGGAAGTACCACAGTTTGAGCAATGGTTGAACAGATGGGCGCTTGAGTCGATTGCAATCGCTATGCTAAACACAAG GCTTGGTCTTTTTGACGCTGGACAATTCAAGAAAAACCGACCCGCCGAAAAACTTCGTGAATGTATGGACATCTTCTTCGATTACGGCGCACGACTTACATTCGGTGTCCCGATGTGGAAAATATTCAACACAAGAGAGTGGAAAACATTCTGTCAATCTCAAGTCGATGAATTTGAAAATGCTGGATACTTCGTAAACAA AAAACTAAAACAGCTTAAAGAGGAAAGAGGTTCACAAGAAGCGTCCAAGCAGTCGCCGTCGTGTTTATTAGAACACCTTATCAGCAAGAACAGTGAGGTGTCGCAGATGGAAGCAACCACAATTTGCCTGGAACTTCTGGCTGGTGGTATAGACACCACAGCAACAGCAGCAGTGTTTACTTTATTCGAACTTTCGAGAAATAAGGAGCACCAATCGAAGCTACGTGAGCTCGCAAACCAAGAAACCGATGAAGGCAAAAATAACTCACAATTTTCAAGGTATTTGAAAAGTTGCATTTGGGAGTCAATGAGGCTACACCCTCTTACATACGCAAATATGAGGAAAACCGAAACGGATCTGGTCCTGTCCGGTTACAAAGTTCCCGCTGGTACTACAGTTCGATACACATCGCATCTGATGAACTTGAAAGACGAGAAATACTTTCCACAAGCGGATGAGTTTTTACCGGAAAGATGGCTTGATAGAAAATCAGAAAACAG GTGCAAAGAGCAGTTTACATTTACACCCTTTGGCCATGGTGCACGACAATGCCCTGGTCGCCGTATCGCTGAGCAAGAGTTGGATCTTTTATTTCGTCAACTGATCCGTAATTTCAACATAGATTACGAACACGaagatattaaaacaaaagtccGTTTGTTCAACGCTGCAGATCGCCCCGCAAGATTCTCTTTCACACCA
- the LOC108951009 gene encoding uncharacterized protein LOC108951009 — translation MQNPYDRPFGGNSNNPCGCFHGGICMDPVSVICLCKGGFEGKRCEETVIDFSSIKTKDKEYTETYVILVVGGFLFVLFVIIGFFIWRRCRKLKKNKNVETSSEDNVSELIQNFETMFIRNSVLDVRSIEKCSQQSGKFINIVHCSKHYSLIMDRKTLRSDASGNRSVYATSVLREDEIISYKYKRSSMPERSRKGGISL, via the exons ATGCAA AATCCATACGACCGTCCATTCGGCGGAAATTCGAACAACCCGTGCGGTTGTTTTCACGGTGGAATTTGTATGGATCCCGTGAGCGTTATTTGTCT GTGCAAGGGAGGATTCGAGGGGAAAAGATGCGAAGAAACTGTCATTGATTTTTCATCGATTAAAACTAAAGACAAAGAATATACAGAAACATATGTGATTCTGGTAGTTGGTGGCTTCCTGTTCGTTCTATTTGTTAttattggattttttatttggag ACGATGTCGCAAGttaaaaaagaacaagaaTGTTGAAACGTCAAGTGAAGACAACGTTTCAGAACTCAtacaaaattttgaaacaatgtttattagaAACTCCGTTTTGGACGTCAGGTCTATAGAAAAGTGTTCGCAACAAAGCGGGaagtttataaacattgtCCACTGTAGCAAACACTACTCGCTTATAATGGACCGGAAAACATTACGCAGTGACGCATCAGGTAATCGCAGCGTTTATGCCACATCTGTGTTAAGAGAGGACGAAATTATCTCATATAAATACAAGCGATCTTCGATGCCAGAAAGAAGTCGCAAAGGGGGTATAAGCTTGTGA